Proteins from a genomic interval of Mycobacterium conspicuum:
- a CDS encoding type II toxin-antitoxin system VapC family toxin, with translation MTTVLLDSHVVHWWSAEPERLSKAACRAVEAADELAVAGITWFELAWLAEHDRIRLAIPVRSWLQQLAEDVRTVGITPSVAAAAVSLPSTFPGDPADRLIYATAVEHGWRLVTKDRRMRNHKHPRPVTVW, from the coding sequence ATGACAACGGTGCTGCTGGACTCCCACGTCGTCCACTGGTGGTCAGCCGAGCCCGAGCGGCTGAGCAAGGCCGCGTGCCGGGCCGTCGAAGCAGCCGACGAGCTTGCGGTTGCGGGCATCACCTGGTTCGAACTGGCATGGCTTGCCGAACATGACCGCATTCGACTCGCGATCCCGGTTCGGTCCTGGCTGCAGCAGCTGGCTGAGGACGTTCGCACCGTTGGGATCACGCCTTCGGTGGCCGCTGCCGCGGTGTCGCTGCCGTCTACGTTCCCTGGCGATCCGGCCGACCGGTTGATCTATGCCACCGCCGTCGAACACGGGTGGCGCCTGGTGACCAAGGACCGACGGATGCGTAACCATAAGCACCCGCGCCCGGTCACCGTTTGGTAG
- a CDS encoding type II toxin-antitoxin system Phd/YefM family antitoxin — protein sequence MTATEVKAKILALLDEVAEGEEIEITKHGRTVARLVSAPGARALKGRLGGVAITAVEEDKLFTTGVSWNAS from the coding sequence ATGACCGCCACCGAGGTTAAGGCGAAAATCCTTGCCTTGCTCGACGAAGTCGCCGAGGGTGAGGAGATCGAAATCACCAAGCACGGCCGCACCGTGGCCCGGCTTGTCTCGGCGCCTGGCGCCCGCGCCCTCAAGGGCCGGCTGGGCGGGGTCGCGATCACCGCCGTGGAGGAGGACAAGCTCTTTACCACCGGAGTGTCCTGGAATGCTTCATGA
- a CDS encoding type II toxin-antitoxin system VapC family toxin — translation MVSSGLLDTSVVVDWHDPSVIGGLPDELAVSAITVAELAAGPLLAADPVEAAKRQARLQEVESLLEPLPFDGAAARSYGLVVAAVVREGRKPRSRFADLLIAATAHANRLDLYTRNAEDFTGLDGLVRVVAI, via the coding sequence ATGGTGTCGTCGGGTCTTCTCGACACCTCCGTCGTCGTCGACTGGCACGATCCGAGCGTGATCGGCGGCCTGCCCGACGAGCTGGCGGTATCGGCGATCACCGTCGCTGAATTGGCGGCCGGGCCGCTACTGGCCGCCGACCCGGTGGAAGCCGCCAAGCGGCAGGCTCGGCTGCAAGAGGTCGAATCGCTCCTCGAACCGCTGCCCTTCGATGGCGCCGCCGCACGCAGCTACGGGCTCGTCGTCGCCGCCGTGGTCCGCGAGGGACGTAAGCCGAGAAGCCGATTCGCCGACCTGCTGATAGCCGCGACCGCACACGCCAACCGGCTCGACCTTTACACCCGAAACGCCGAAGACTTCACCGGACTCGACGGCCTCGTCAGGGTGGTCGCTATCTGA
- a CDS encoding type II toxin-antitoxin system Phd/YefM family antitoxin has product MARTIPQRELRNENAKVIEAVAEGETFVVTRNGEPVAELRPIRAGRRTFVSRDDVAALATAAVRIDHRQFRADLDRLIDQGL; this is encoded by the coding sequence ATGGCCCGGACGATCCCGCAGCGCGAATTGCGCAATGAGAACGCCAAGGTGATCGAGGCGGTCGCGGAGGGCGAGACCTTCGTGGTCACCCGTAACGGGGAACCCGTCGCCGAGCTTCGCCCGATCCGAGCCGGCCGTCGCACGTTCGTGAGCCGCGATGACGTCGCGGCGCTGGCGACGGCCGCGGTGCGCATCGACCATCGTCAATTCCGCGCCGACCTGGACCGGCTGATCGACCAGGGGCTCTAA
- the dapE gene encoding succinyl-diaminopimelate desuccinylase — MLDLRGDPIALTAALVDIPSESRAEALIADEVEAALRAQTSGYEIIRNGDAVLARTSLGRPSRVLLAGHLDTVPVAGNVPSCLVGGQLFGCGTADMKSGDAVFLHLAATVAEPAHDLTLVFYDCEEIEAAANGLGRIERELPEWLRADVAILGEPTAGFIEAGCQGTLRVVVSARGVRAHSARSWLGDNAIHKLGAVLDRLGAYQPRRVEIDGCEYREGLSAVRVEGGVAGNVIPDAASVTVNFRFAPDRSVDAALRHVHEVLDGLDVSIELTDSAAGALPGLSQPAAKALVEAAGGQVRAKYGWTDVARFAALGIPAVNFGPGDPNLAHTRDERVAVSAITAAVEMLRRYLSG, encoded by the coding sequence GTGCTGGACCTACGTGGAGACCCGATCGCGCTGACCGCGGCGCTGGTCGACATCCCCAGCGAATCGCGCGCCGAGGCGTTGATCGCCGACGAGGTCGAGGCAGCGCTGCGCGCGCAGACGTCCGGCTACGAGATCATCCGCAACGGCGACGCGGTGCTGGCGCGCACATCGCTGGGGCGACCATCGCGGGTACTGCTGGCCGGGCATCTGGACACCGTGCCGGTGGCCGGGAATGTGCCCAGCTGTTTGGTGGGCGGCCAACTCTTTGGCTGCGGAACCGCGGACATGAAATCCGGGGACGCGGTCTTTTTGCATTTGGCGGCCACCGTGGCCGAGCCCGCGCACGATCTGACTTTGGTGTTCTACGACTGTGAGGAAATCGAAGCCGCCGCAAACGGTTTGGGCCGCATCGAGCGTGAGCTGCCGGAGTGGTTGCGCGCCGACGTGGCGATCCTGGGCGAGCCGACCGCGGGCTTTATCGAGGCGGGTTGTCAGGGCACGCTGCGGGTCGTGGTGAGCGCTCGTGGTGTTCGAGCTCATTCGGCCCGATCATGGTTGGGGGACAACGCAATTCACAAACTGGGTGCCGTGCTGGACCGGCTGGGGGCGTATCAGCCCAGGCGCGTCGAGATCGACGGGTGCGAGTACCGCGAGGGCTTGTCCGCGGTGCGGGTCGAGGGCGGCGTGGCGGGCAACGTGATTCCCGATGCGGCGTCGGTGACGGTCAACTTCCGGTTCGCCCCGGATCGCTCGGTGGACGCCGCGTTGCGGCATGTGCACGAGGTGCTCGACGGGCTGGACGTATCGATCGAGCTGACCGACTCCGCAGCCGGCGCGCTGCCGGGCTTATCTCAGCCCGCGGCAAAGGCTTTGGTCGAGGCCGCCGGGGGACAGGTGCGGGCCAAGTACGGCTGGACGGACGTGGCCCGGTTCGCCGCCCTGGGAATTCCGGCCGTGAATTTCGGGCCGGGCGACCCGAATTTGGCGCACACCCGCGACGAGCGGGTGGCGGTTAGTGCGATCACGGCGGCTGTGGAGATGCTGCGGCGGTACTTGAGCGGGTAG
- the dapD gene encoding 2,3,4,5-tetrahydropyridine-2,6-dicarboxylate N-succinyltransferase, whose protein sequence is MTAVTGAAGTGLATLASDGSILDTWFPAPELTESSQSATTRLAQSDVPAELAALVGRDDDRNTETIAVRTVIGSLDEAAADAYDAYLRLHLLSHRLVAPHGLNAGGLFGVLTNVVWTNHGPCAIDGFEAVRARLKRKGPVTVYGVDKFPRMVDYVVPSGVRIADADRVRLGAHLAPGTTVMHEGFVNFNAGTLGASMVEGRISAGVVVGDGSDIGGGASIMGTLSGGGTQVISIGKRCLLGANSGLGIPLGDDCIVEAGLYVTAGTKVLTPEGNSIRARELSGANNLLFRRNSVTGAVEVVPRDGQGIALNEDLHAN, encoded by the coding sequence CTGACCGCCGTGACTGGAGCTGCGGGAACTGGGCTGGCGACGCTGGCCTCCGACGGATCGATCCTCGACACCTGGTTTCCCGCACCGGAACTGACGGAATCGAGCCAAAGCGCCACCACCCGACTCGCACAGTCCGACGTGCCCGCCGAGCTGGCGGCGCTGGTCGGCCGCGACGACGACCGCAACACCGAGACCATCGCCGTGCGCACCGTGATCGGCTCGCTGGACGAGGCGGCCGCCGACGCCTACGACGCCTACCTGCGCCTGCATCTGCTGTCGCACCGGCTGGTGGCGCCGCACGGGCTGAACGCCGGCGGCTTGTTCGGGGTGTTGACCAATGTGGTGTGGACCAATCACGGGCCCTGCGCGATCGACGGTTTCGAAGCCGTCCGGGCACGCCTGAAACGCAAGGGCCCGGTGACCGTCTACGGCGTCGACAAGTTCCCGCGGATGGTCGACTACGTCGTGCCCAGCGGGGTGCGCATCGCCGACGCCGACCGGGTGCGTCTGGGCGCGCACCTGGCGCCCGGCACCACCGTGATGCACGAGGGATTCGTCAACTTCAACGCCGGCACCCTGGGCGCGTCGATGGTGGAGGGCCGCATCTCGGCGGGCGTCGTGGTGGGCGACGGCTCCGACATCGGCGGCGGAGCCTCGATCATGGGCACGCTGTCCGGCGGTGGCACCCAAGTGATTTCGATCGGGAAGCGCTGCCTGCTCGGCGCCAACTCCGGGCTGGGCATCCCGCTGGGCGACGACTGCATCGTCGAGGCCGGCCTTTACGTCACGGCGGGCACGAAAGTGCTTACGCCCGAAGGCAATTCGATCAGGGCCCGCGAACTCTCCGGCGCCAACAATCTACTGTTCCGGCGCAATTCGGTGACCGGCGCCGTCGAGGTGGTCCCCCGCGACGGTCAGGGCATCGCGCTCAACGAGGACCTGCACGCCAACTAG
- a CDS encoding beta-propeller fold lactonase family protein, whose protein sequence is MAGPTGNGGNGGAGYSPATAGSNGGDGGNGGDGGTYGNAGAGGAGGNGKAGANGINATTAGANGGNGGIGGNGGVGGDGGQGGLISGNGGAGGAGGTGANGGNGGIGATGATGIATVNGGAGGNGGNGGNGGHGGFGGDGGFGGAAPNGTAGATGAGGAGGNGGNAATAGNGGAGATGTVANPNGGNGGNGGNPGTAGAGGFGGLGSTPGAAGTNGAAVAGPTGNGGAGGNGYNPTTAGGNGGNGGAGGNGGDFGNGGAGGNGGNGKAGTNGINGTIHGASSNGVAGGNGGNGGVGGAGGAISGNGGNGGNAGNGAAGGNAGVGAAGSNGVAGSNLYGTGSGGGQNGGSADGGNGGNGGNGGIGGAATNGIAGSTGTAGSGGNGGHAGTPGNGGNGANGTAANPNGGNGGNGGTATAGTGGAAGTGSGNPTSGINGAAVTGPVGNGGNGGNGYNPTTAGSNGGNGGDGGDGGTYGNGGNGGNGGNGVTGVAGTNGTGAGTSGSSGQSGGAGGNGGTGGAGGAISGNGGNGGNAGSGANGGNGGNGVAGGNGVAGSNTYGTGVGGGQNGGAGGNGGDGGDGGTGGQGGAATNGSAGTTGFAGSGGNGGSAGTPGNGGTGANGTATSPNGGNGGNGGNGGNGGNVGRGGIAGTGSGNPTNGTDGTAATSRAGAGGDGGNGANAIVPGLNGGNGGAGGFGGNGGASEAGGNGGAGGIGGAASNGGIGGAGGDGGAGGVGGIGAAGGAGGDGGFGGTVTNGGTGGAGGFGGAGGFGGASGTGTTAGAGGNGGDGGIGGATGGGNAGAGGFGGEGGAGGFGSNAANGGNGGFGGNAGDGGTATGGGNGGYGGIGGDGGNGGVGENGGNGGAGGNGGFGGSSPTGAGGNGGAAGNGGNGGGTNAYNPGDGGTGGTGGTGGGGGSGGGGVGQPGTFGTAGTSGTPAGPGGTGGVGGTGGAGGPSGSGSNGGSGGTGGGAVTATINVGAEPWGVAVSPTGPEAGDIYVANNSGNTVSVINPTTNTVTATIPVAGNPVGVAVSPTGPEAGYVYVTSEGSNTVSVINPSTNTVVATIPVGQLPQGVAVSPTGPEAGYVYVTNESANTVSVINPATNSVVATIPVGNTPVGVAVSPTGPQAGDIYVTNFIGPDGVSVIDPATNTVTATISVGGNPIGVAVSPTGPQAGDIYVTNVADSTVSVINPATGTVTATIPVAGNSEGALDAPASPAGISVSPIGPQTGDIYTISYGANGAVWVVDPATNAVTASIPLGNVGEHGSPVFALAVSPTGPEAGDIYVVNFDDNTLYVIDPTLA, encoded by the coding sequence GTGGCGGGCCCGACCGGCAACGGCGGCAACGGCGGGGCCGGCTACAGCCCCGCCACCGCCGGCAGCAACGGCGGCGACGGCGGTAACGGCGGCGACGGCGGCACATACGGCAACGCCGGCGCCGGCGGCGCCGGCGGCAACGGCAAGGCCGGCGCCAACGGCATCAACGCCACTACCGCAGGCGCCAACGGCGGCAACGGGGGCATCGGCGGCAACGGCGGCGTCGGCGGCGACGGCGGTCAAGGCGGCTTGATATCCGGCAACGGCGGGGCCGGCGGGGCCGGCGGAACCGGTGCCAACGGCGGCAACGGCGGCATCGGCGCGACCGGCGCGACCGGGATCGCCACCGTCAACGGCGGAGCCGGCGGCAACGGCGGCAACGGCGGCAACGGCGGCCACGGCGGGTTCGGCGGCGACGGCGGGTTCGGCGGCGCCGCCCCCAACGGCACCGCGGGCGCCACCGGGGCCGGCGGGGCCGGCGGCAATGGCGGCAACGCCGCCACAGCCGGCAACGGCGGAGCGGGCGCGACCGGCACCGTTGCCAACCCCAACGGCGGCAACGGCGGCAACGGCGGCAACCCTGGCACGGCCGGCGCCGGCGGCTTCGGCGGCCTCGGATCGACCCCCGGCGCGGCCGGCACCAACGGCGCCGCCGTTGCCGGCCCGACCGGAAACGGCGGAGCCGGCGGCAACGGCTACAACCCCACCACCGCAGGCGGCAACGGCGGCAACGGCGGGGCCGGCGGCAACGGCGGCGATTTCGGCAACGGCGGGGCCGGCGGCAACGGCGGCAACGGCAAGGCGGGCACGAACGGCATCAACGGGACCATTCACGGCGCCAGCAGCAACGGTGTGGCCGGCGGCAACGGCGGCAACGGCGGCGTGGGTGGCGCCGGCGGCGCCATCTCCGGCAATGGCGGCAACGGCGGCAACGCCGGTAACGGCGCGGCCGGCGGCAACGCCGGAGTCGGTGCAGCCGGCAGCAACGGCGTCGCCGGCTCCAACCTCTACGGCACCGGGTCTGGTGGCGGCCAAAACGGCGGCTCGGCCGACGGCGGCAACGGCGGCAACGGCGGCAATGGCGGCATCGGCGGAGCGGCAACCAACGGCATCGCGGGCAGCACCGGAACCGCCGGCTCGGGCGGCAACGGCGGCCACGCCGGAACACCCGGCAACGGCGGCAACGGCGCGAACGGCACCGCCGCCAACCCCAACGGCGGCAACGGCGGCAACGGGGGGACCGCGACCGCAGGCACCGGCGGCGCCGCCGGGACCGGTTCGGGCAACCCCACCAGCGGCATCAACGGCGCCGCAGTGACCGGCCCGGTCGGCAACGGCGGCAACGGCGGCAACGGCTACAACCCCACCACCGCGGGCAGCAACGGCGGCAACGGCGGGGACGGCGGCGACGGTGGCACGTACGGAAACGGCGGGAACGGCGGCAACGGCGGCAACGGCGTGACGGGCGTCGCCGGCACCAATGGGACCGGCGCCGGCACCAGCGGCAGCAGCGGTCAATCCGGCGGCGCCGGCGGCAATGGCGGTACCGGCGGGGCCGGCGGCGCCATCTCGGGCAACGGCGGCAATGGCGGCAACGCCGGCAGTGGCGCCAACGGCGGCAACGGCGGCAACGGCGTCGCCGGCGGCAACGGCGTCGCCGGCTCCAACACGTACGGCACCGGCGTCGGCGGTGGTCAAAACGGCGGCGCCGGCGGCAACGGCGGCGACGGCGGCGACGGCGGCACCGGCGGCCAGGGCGGCGCCGCCACCAACGGCAGCGCGGGCACCACAGGTTTTGCCGGTTCGGGCGGCAATGGCGGCAGCGCCGGAACGCCCGGAAATGGCGGCACCGGCGCGAACGGCACCGCCACCAGCCCCAACGGCGGCAACGGCGGCAACGGTGGCAACGGCGGCAACGGCGGCAACGTGGGCCGCGGCGGCATCGCGGGCACCGGCTCGGGCAACCCCACCAACGGCACCGACGGCACCGCGGCGACGAGCCGCGCCGGCGCGGGCGGCGATGGCGGCAACGGCGCCAACGCCATCGTCCCGGGGCTCAATGGCGGCAACGGCGGCGCCGGCGGCTTCGGCGGCAACGGCGGGGCCAGCGAGGCAGGCGGCAACGGCGGCGCCGGCGGCATCGGCGGCGCCGCTAGCAACGGCGGCATCGGCGGGGCCGGCGGGGACGGCGGCGCAGGCGGCGTAGGCGGCATCGGCGCAGCAGGCGGGGCCGGCGGGGACGGCGGCTTCGGCGGCACCGTTACCAACGGCGGCACCGGCGGCGCAGGCGGCTTCGGCGGCGCAGGCGGCTTCGGCGGCGCCAGCGGAACCGGCACCACGGCGGGCGCTGGCGGCAACGGCGGGGACGGCGGCATCGGCGGCGCTACCGGCGGCGGCAACGCCGGCGCCGGCGGTTTTGGCGGCGAAGGCGGCGCCGGCGGCTTCGGCAGCAACGCCGCCAACGGCGGCAACGGCGGCTTCGGCGGCAACGCCGGCGACGGCGGCACCGCTACCGGCGGCGGCAACGGCGGTTACGGCGGTATTGGAGGCGATGGTGGCAACGGCGGTGTCGGCGAAAACGGCGGCAATGGCGGCGCCGGCGGCAACGGGGGCTTCGGCGGGTCCAGCCCGACGGGAGCCGGCGGTAACGGCGGCGCCGCCGGCAACGGCGGCAACGGCGGCGGCACCAATGCTTACAATCCGGGGGACGGCGGCACTGGTGGCACCGGTGGCACCGGCGGCGGCGGAGGCAGCGGCGGCGGCGGCGTCGGCCAACCCGGCACCTTTGGCACCGCCGGCACCAGCGGTACCCCCGCCGGCCCCGGCGGGACCGGGGGCGTCGGCGGCACCGGCGGCGCGGGCGGCCCGAGCGGCAGCGGCAGCAACGGCGGCTCAGGTGGCACTGGCGGCGGGGCCGTCACCGCCACCATCAATGTCGGCGCCGAACCATGGGGCGTGGCGGTCAGTCCCACCGGCCCTGAGGCTGGTGACATCTATGTTGCCAACAACAGTGGCAACACAGTGTCGGTGATCAACCCCACCACCAACACCGTCACCGCCACCATCCCCGTCGCCGGAAACCCCGTTGGGGTAGCGGTCAGCCCAACCGGGCCGGAGGCAGGCTACGTCTACGTCACCAGCGAAGGCAGCAATACGGTGTCGGTCATCAATCCCAGCACGAACACCGTCGTCGCGACCATCCCCGTCGGTCAGCTCCCACAAGGGGTAGCGGTCAGCCCCACCGGCCCCGAAGCGGGCTACGTCTATGTCACGAACGAATCCGCCAACACGGTGTCGGTGATCAACCCGGCCACCAACAGCGTGGTAGCGACCATCCCCGTTGGCAATACCCCGGTCGGCGTGGCGGTCAGCCCCACCGGCCCCCAGGCCGGCGACATCTACGTCACCAACTTCATCGGCCCAGACGGGGTGTCGGTTATCGACCCCGCCACCAACACCGTCACCGCCACCATCTCCGTCGGCGGCAACCCGATCGGAGTGGCGGTCAGCCCCACCGGCCCCCAGGCCGGCGACATCTACGTCACCAACGTGGCCGACAGCACGGTGTCCGTGATCAACCCCGCCACCGGCACCGTCACCGCCACCATCCCGGTCGCTGGCAACTCCGAAGGCGCGTTGGACGCCCCCGCAAGTCCGGCCGGAATTTCGGTCAGTCCAATCGGTCCCCAAACCGGCGACATCTACACCATCAGCTACGGCGCCAACGGCGCGGTGTGGGTGGTCGACCCCGCCACCAACGCAGTAACCGCCAGCATCCCCCTGGGCAACGTGGGGGAGCACGGATCGCCGGTCTTCGCGTTGGCGGTCAGCCCCACCGGCCCCGAGGCCGGCGACATCTACGTCGTTAACTTCGACGACAACACGCTGTATGTGATTGACCCAACGCTCGCCTGA
- a CDS encoding MFS transporter: MRRVATACLVGSAIEFYDFLIYGTAAALVFPAVFFPQLSPTVATIASMGTFGAAFLSRPVGAAVFGYFGDHLGRKKSLVATLLIMALSTVTVGLVPSTSSIGVAAPLLLVALRLLQGLAVGGHWAGSALLSAEYAPAGQRGRYGMFTHLGGGTALVLNGLTFLVVNFTIGEQSSAFMRWGWRLPFLISAGLIVIALYVWLRIDETPIFAEEKARDLVPKAPLSEVLRLQRREIALAGGSVLGSFAFVYMAGTYLTTYAHSLLGYTRNFILLVGVLGGLASIAAVAVSATLCDRVGRRRMMLLGWAGCLAWSFVVFPMVESGNPVLYAVAIVGMYAAAATGSAPTAAFVPELFSTRYRYTGSALAVNIAGVLGGALPPLVAGTLRATYGSWSIGLMLTALVLTSLVCTYLLPETNGTKLRTTPGVHVG, encoded by the coding sequence ATGCGCCGGGTGGCGACGGCCTGCCTGGTCGGCTCGGCGATCGAGTTCTACGACTTCCTTATCTACGGCACGGCGGCCGCGCTGGTGTTTCCCGCCGTGTTCTTCCCGCAGCTGAGCCCGACCGTGGCCACCATCGCTTCGATGGGAACGTTCGGCGCGGCGTTCCTGTCGCGGCCGGTCGGTGCGGCCGTCTTCGGCTACTTCGGCGACCACCTCGGCCGGAAGAAGAGCCTGGTTGCCACCCTGTTGATCATGGCGCTGTCGACGGTGACGGTCGGCCTGGTGCCCAGCACGTCGTCGATCGGGGTGGCGGCCCCGTTGCTGCTGGTGGCCTTGCGGCTGCTGCAGGGATTGGCCGTCGGCGGGCATTGGGCCGGGTCGGCGCTGCTGAGCGCCGAATACGCGCCGGCCGGTCAACGCGGCCGGTACGGCATGTTCACCCACCTCGGCGGCGGCACCGCCCTGGTGCTCAACGGCCTGACCTTCCTGGTGGTGAACTTCACCATCGGCGAGCAGAGCTCCGCCTTCATGCGATGGGGATGGCGGCTGCCGTTCTTGATCAGCGCGGGGCTGATCGTCATCGCCCTGTACGTGTGGCTCCGGATCGACGAAACGCCGATCTTCGCCGAGGAAAAGGCCCGCGACCTGGTGCCCAAGGCGCCGCTGTCCGAGGTGCTGCGCCTGCAGCGTCGGGAGATCGCGCTGGCCGGGGGCAGTGTGCTGGGGTCGTTTGCCTTCGTCTACATGGCCGGCACCTATCTGACCACCTACGCCCACTCGCTTCTGGGCTACACCCGCAACTTCATCTTGTTGGTCGGCGTGCTGGGCGGGCTGGCCAGCATCGCGGCCGTCGCGGTATCGGCCACGTTGTGCGATCGCGTCGGGCGTCGCCGGATGATGTTGCTGGGCTGGGCGGGGTGTCTGGCGTGGTCGTTCGTGGTGTTCCCGATGGTGGAGTCCGGCAACCCGGTGTTGTATGCGGTGGCCATCGTGGGCATGTACGCCGCGGCGGCGACCGGCTCGGCGCCCACCGCCGCCTTCGTGCCCGAGCTGTTCTCCACCCGCTACCGCTACACCGGCTCGGCGTTGGCGGTGAACATCGCCGGCGTGCTCGGCGGCGCCCTGCCGCCCCTGGTCGCCGGAACGCTTCGGGCAACGTACGGCAGCTGGTCGATCGGCCTCATGCTGACCGCGCTGGTGTTGACCAGCCTGGTGTGTACGTACCTACTGCCGGAGACCAACGGGACCAAGCTGCGCACCACGCCGGGTGTGCACGTGGGTTAG